The Desulfonatronum thiosulfatophilum genome has a window encoding:
- the flgA gene encoding flagellar basal body P-ring formation chaperone FlgA, with product MNKTVRLMRSCFCNLHFIVAWSVLILFFLFAVNPADAQRGYWHYLVHPVAAVEGDIVRFGDIAVPLTDHGRSQWAKLSEQPMWPAPEPGKTMSFSQERLAGLLRQHIGHAAASARLPSQFVLQGGGQVFLEEEIRSRVVTFLTPKTSNLGEEVSFRDFRLPGHIFLPHAQDALEIEPAAELRPGRNSLRFLIRSVDGRISRRITGTVFLDVWQTVPCATRPMNRGTPLDLDEITFHRKNLAYLRDQVWDGTGGPWQIRTPVGMDQVIYLSALEPLPAIRRGDHVNLLYEGELVRLQIQVQALQDGAIGETIAVRNLQNNNEVLARIRDFETVVVR from the coding sequence ATGAACAAGACGGTGCGGTTAATGCGATCCTGCTTTTGCAATTTGCATTTTATCGTTGCCTGGTCTGTACTTATCCTCTTTTTCCTTTTTGCGGTGAATCCTGCCGACGCCCAGCGCGGCTACTGGCATTACCTGGTGCATCCTGTAGCTGCCGTGGAGGGCGACATTGTGCGCTTCGGCGACATTGCCGTTCCCTTGACGGATCATGGACGCTCCCAGTGGGCAAAACTTTCCGAACAGCCGATGTGGCCGGCCCCTGAACCCGGCAAAACCATGTCTTTTTCACAAGAACGACTGGCAGGCCTTCTCCGGCAGCATATTGGCCATGCGGCGGCCTCGGCCCGGCTTCCTTCCCAGTTCGTCTTGCAGGGAGGAGGACAGGTTTTCCTGGAAGAGGAAATTCGCTCCCGCGTCGTCACTTTTTTGACCCCGAAGACCAGTAATCTTGGTGAAGAAGTATCTTTCCGCGACTTCCGTCTTCCAGGCCACATCTTTCTGCCCCACGCCCAGGATGCTCTGGAGATCGAGCCGGCCGCGGAGCTGCGTCCTGGCCGGAACAGCCTTCGCTTTCTGATCCGCTCCGTGGACGGGCGGATTTCCCGAAGAATTACCGGCACTGTATTTCTGGACGTCTGGCAGACCGTTCCCTGCGCGACCCGTCCCATGAACAGGGGAACACCGCTGGACCTGGACGAGATCACCTTCCATCGCAAGAACCTGGCGTATCTGCGGGACCAGGTTTGGGATGGGACCGGCGGCCCCTGGCAGATCCGCACCCCGGTGGGCATGGACCAGGTGATCTATCTTTCCGCCTTGGAACCGTTGCCGGCCATTCGTCGAGGGGATCATGTCAATTTGCTGTATGAGGGAGAACTGGTTCGGCTCCAGATCCAGGTCCAAGCGCTGCAAGACGGAGCCATCGGCGAAACCATCGCGGTGCGGAACTTGCAAAATAACAATGAAGTCCTGGCCCGGATTCGGGATTTTGAAACCGTGGTGGTGCGATGA
- the flgG gene encoding flagellar basal-body rod protein FlgG has product MMRSLWTAASGMMAMQMNIDVTSNNLANISTTGFKKSRAEFEDLMYQTLKIAGAATADGDRIPTGLQVGMGVRPVTVHKEFSVGAFQNTGNPLDLAIEGDGFFQVEANGDFAYTRAGAFKLDNDGRVVTANGYPLQPEFNVPFETQNIVVTENGRIVAMDKFGDELAGADIPLFTFVNSPGLNSIGRNLYLPTEASGDPVEGVPGEENVGSIAQGFLEGSNVDMVEEMVKLITGQRAYEVNSKAIMTSDQMLQTANQIKR; this is encoded by the coding sequence ATGATGCGCTCACTATGGACCGCTGCCTCAGGCATGATGGCCATGCAGATGAATATCGACGTAACGTCCAACAACCTGGCCAACATCAGCACCACAGGATTTAAAAAAAGCCGGGCCGAATTCGAGGACCTGATGTACCAGACTTTGAAAATCGCCGGCGCCGCAACAGCCGACGGCGACCGAATCCCCACCGGACTGCAGGTGGGAATGGGCGTGCGCCCGGTAACCGTGCACAAGGAATTCTCCGTTGGCGCTTTCCAGAACACCGGCAACCCGCTGGATCTGGCCATAGAAGGAGACGGCTTCTTTCAGGTCGAGGCAAATGGGGATTTTGCCTACACCCGGGCCGGGGCCTTCAAGCTGGACAATGATGGGCGAGTAGTCACAGCAAATGGTTACCCCCTGCAGCCGGAATTCAACGTACCTTTTGAAACGCAAAACATTGTGGTCACGGAAAACGGTAGAATCGTGGCCATGGACAAATTTGGCGATGAGTTGGCCGGCGCGGACATTCCCTTATTCACCTTCGTCAACTCGCCGGGACTGAACAGTATCGGCCGGAACCTCTATCTGCCGACGGAAGCCTCCGGCGATCCCGTGGAAGGCGTCCCCGGCGAGGAAAATGTGGGCTCCATCGCCCAGGGTTTTCTTGAAGGTTCAAATGTTGACATGGTTGAAGAGATGGTCAAGCTGATTACCGGGCAACGCGCTTATGAGGTCAACTCCAAGGCCATCATGACTTCCGACCAGATGCTGCAGACGGCAAACCAGATCAAGCGGTAA
- the flgF gene encoding flagellar basal-body rod protein FlgF, translating to MQTSMYNALFGALTQEHRLANTANNLANVNTTGYKGETLAFQDVFARLGHDMLDPISAINEKSLLPVPDEMAQTRISLSHIDFSQGTIRETGNPLDVALSGEGFFKVRPLEGDFYTRNGNFRLTPNGQLVTGQGFPVLVNGGPVNIEPGARVVIGPAGDIQANGEPIGNMDLVTFENLQVLEKLGQNMFRIRPGVQAAEMPAGNVTVAQGYLESANVEVVKEMVNMIDAHRTFEAYQKVMHTTQEADQKLIREVASPR from the coding sequence ATGCAAACCAGCATGTATAACGCCCTATTCGGCGCACTGACGCAAGAACATCGCTTGGCAAATACCGCCAATAATTTGGCGAACGTGAACACCACGGGCTATAAAGGGGAAACGCTGGCCTTCCAGGATGTCTTCGCACGTCTGGGACACGATATGCTGGATCCGATTTCCGCCATCAATGAAAAGTCGCTCCTGCCCGTGCCCGACGAGATGGCCCAGACGCGCATCTCCCTGAGCCATATTGATTTCTCCCAGGGAACGATCCGGGAGACCGGCAATCCTCTGGATGTCGCTCTCAGCGGCGAGGGGTTTTTCAAGGTCCGCCCCCTGGAAGGCGACTTCTACACCCGCAACGGCAATTTCCGACTCACACCGAACGGGCAATTGGTCACCGGGCAGGGTTTTCCGGTTCTTGTCAACGGAGGGCCGGTCAACATTGAGCCCGGCGCCCGCGTGGTCATCGGTCCGGCAGGTGACATTCAGGCCAATGGCGAACCCATTGGCAACATGGATCTGGTGACCTTTGAAAACCTGCAGGTCCTGGAGAAACTGGGGCAGAACATGTTTCGGATTCGGCCGGGAGTTCAGGCCGCGGAAATGCCCGCGGGCAACGTGACGGTGGCGCAGGGGTATCTGGAATCCGCCAATGTCGAGGTGGTCAAGGAGATGGTCAACATGATCGACGCCCATCGTACTTTCGAAGCCTATCAGAAAGTGATGCACACCACCCAGGAAGCGGACCAGAAGTTGATCCGCGAAGTTGCTAGTCCCAGGTAA
- the rimP gene encoding ribosome maturation factor RimP, with translation MQISSDSRQQPNQIVNHLESLILPVVHGLGLELWGTEYLASGRKGLIRIFIECEGGVTIDQCAQVSRQLGPALEMDETLPGTFTLEVSSPGLERKFFQPDQMKEYIGRTVHALLHEPLDGCKSFRGELLSVEDAVITLEHSADRIALAWDQIKKINLVHIF, from the coding sequence ATGCAGATCTCTTCCGATTCCCGGCAACAGCCGAACCAAATCGTAAATCACCTTGAATCCCTGATTTTGCCCGTAGTTCACGGCCTTGGCCTGGAGCTGTGGGGCACTGAGTATCTTGCCTCCGGGCGCAAGGGCCTGATTCGCATCTTCATCGAATGCGAGGGCGGGGTGACCATCGACCAATGCGCCCAGGTCAGTCGGCAACTGGGGCCTGCCCTGGAAATGGACGAGACCCTTCCGGGCACATTCACCCTGGAGGTTTCTTCGCCGGGGCTGGAGCGCAAATTTTTTCAGCCGGACCAGATGAAGGAGTATATTGGGCGTACGGTGCACGCCCTGCTCCACGAGCCCTTGGATGGATGCAAATCTTTTCGCGGGGAGCTCCTCTCGGTGGAAGATGCGGTAATCACGTTGGAGCACAGTGCGGATCGGATTGCATTGGCATGGGATCAAATCAAAAAAATCAACCTGGTTCATATCTTCTAA